The Corythoichthys intestinalis isolate RoL2023-P3 chromosome 1, ASM3026506v1, whole genome shotgun sequence genomic interval GACTTCAATAAAGATGCCAAAGGACATTCTAAAAATATCAAGTCATCATGAATGAATGACGATTTTGGGTCTTATCCAAACATTCTTTTCGTCAGAGTCCTACACAAAACCAACCCCCAACCAACTCTTCGCTGTCCGTAAAGCACTAAATAAATGGATTGACTAGGACAAGAGGCAGTTTTCCTTGATAATTGTTAATTATGGAGAGTGCTCGGTGAGGCCCCCACACTGAACGGGGAGAGGATGTTCTCCCTCCCCCCCACCCTCCACCTTGTCCATTTTATGGGATTGGTCTTAGTTCTCAAGGACACAAAATAGGACACTTATGATGACGAAGGAGGCACAGGGGATGGGTGGGGCACCTGCGTCATTCTTGCGCATTCCTATTGGTGGACATCATGGCAACAGGCGCCAGGATTCTACACCCCCATGCAAGTGTATCAGAAGTGACCACCAGCAACCCCGCCCTACCAAAGTGGCTCCTGCTCGAGTCCAAGATGAGAGTACAGCACTTACGGTAATGTAAATAACTAGGGAGAGAGCTATTTTAAGACACTGCTTTTCACTATGGCCACCGATCGGGACAAAGACGCAACCCAAGCGATCGTAATTCCACTCACGTTTTCAGACATGTTCTCTGTCTATCATCGAAATCGCCGAAGGGTGtgcacatgaaaaaaataaaaaccctgGCATAAGATGTTATGAGGAAGCTACAGAATTAACAAACTATAGTACCTGTAAAAATATAGTGAGTTATGGAAAAGGTGTTAACAGAGcagaaaaaatgtaatgactaaaTGTATGTAACATTAACACCATGTAGACATTGAGATGGCGCTAATGTTTTTCGACaattgaaaaagacaaaaacccaAAGGTTTCGTATAGAAtgtgctgtcaaaataaactgtCATAACATTTTCAAGTTTGTCCACAAATAATATTCACCATACTTACATCAACGCCTTCTTAAAATAATTGCCTAATTCATTTTCTTCAGATTTTTCAGGAAATGGAAAAGAAATGTAACTATTGTTGAATTGCAAacaattttaattttgtaataaataaataaataaatagaatagtTACTTAGGTAATCATTTTAAGAAGGTGACGATATCCaataccacagcttcaaaattgttgacatctattcaaaagtactaccaagaaaaacaattttctattcaaaagtatattttttatatatctttttttttacattataatgttacattattttattgttacaTCTGCTgaacatcaaaaataaataaacatttagaTATAATATCCTTCCTTCCCACACGATTAACGTGAAACAGCCATTTGTTATTTCTATGCCGGTCACTCCATatttatacacacatacacatcacAGAGAAAATGTGGTCGTGAACAACACACACAGTACAGATTGATAATTTTAAAGTGTCTGACAAGACAATTAACTTCGCAAAATAAAAATCCACAAACAGCAAGTTACACTTTTGATATAATGAGATGATTGAGATTACATTCActttcatgtgttttttttttttttcttttcactgcAATTTGAACAGAGTAAATTCGGGTCTGTGGAAAATCACATACTGTATCTGTTCACATGATTTACATTAAGGCAGCAGAATAAAAGTGTCATTTATATTGATGCTTCATGTGGAATCTGCGTCTGAAAGAGAACTACTTTAATGCTTTAAATCCTCTATTTTCACTATatttactatatatatatggtatattttaCTGAGCTTGATGAATGAGTTGCCTGTTGATTCACAGTCCTTATCTCTCCTTTTCCCGTACGGCTAATCAGTAACAAAATCATATTTGGGAGCTGGTTATTCTGTTATTGATCTTTTATATTAGATGCAGTAACCTCAGTTTTAtggatggcactgtggctaaggaAACACAGTGTCTTAAGTTTCCTTTTCAACCAAACCCTAATAGACACAACTGATGTTTTTCTTGATGCTTTTTAATCATGATAAAATAGAATATAGTACTTGCACATAACTTCAGCTATTGATTTGATTTAAATTGGTTGTCCTCaagtcaaatgtgatctaactTAGGAGTTTCCCCATTTTTACAGGTGTTTTGACTTGCAAACCTAAAATGTGCTGTTGAATTCTAAAACTGCTTCATCACTTCTTTATACttgtgcagttttatattgtctgATTGTTATTGTAAGggacaaaaaaaatcttgaaataGGATGCTCCTTTGAGAAATACAGCGACATTAACAGAATCAGAGTCAAATGTGAGTGTATTGTAAATGGTCTTCTTTCTCGAGAGTATGTGCCCTGTGTTTGACTCACAACCAGATTGGTGATTATTAGTAAATCCATTTTGTGGTGGATAGTCAGCTTGGACACAGAGCAGGTATAAATGTAGTGTCTCTATTAGTGCTGGAAACAAAATTTCAGTTTTAATATATGTTAACCTTTTGCACATCTTAAATCTAATTTTGTGAAAACATATTGCTTTGGAATGGACCCTTCACCGCTATCACCAGCCAGTGTTGTACCTCATTGTGCCTCAGGGGGACACTTGCTCATTCCTCATCTTCTTATTTGATTGACAGTTGAAGCAGTTCTTTTACAATCTTTTAAAAATGGCATTCCTATGTTTTCATTCTTCATCATGGTGGGAGGAGTCATTGCTtgactcctcctcttcctcctccacaGTGTCTTTTGGCAGTGTGTCCCGGCGCGTGAAGGCAGCCGCCAAGGTCACGCTCAGTCGCGGTTTGACGGGTGCCATTTCAGACAACCCGATGTTGTTGCCACGAGTCACGAGTGTCGTCTTATCCATAATTTCTCCGCTGTGCTTGGACACAACAGCATCAAGAAAGTCGTATTTATGAGACAGCTTGCCGCTCTCAAACAGGTACTTGGCGAGGTAGGAAAACGCAACGTTACCCAGAAAGGAAGCGAGCATAGAGGCTGTTTTGAAAGGAAACTTTTGAATGACAACATCCTCCATATCGCCAGTAATATGGTGCTTGCGTTGCTCAATGGTCCATCCAGGGTAATAAATGAAAGGGGGCAGTCGCAGGTAGGGCTCCCCTCCACCTATACGTAGCACCATGCCAAACAAGTAAGCGGCCACTGAGCCGTATGTGTTTGTGCCTTTGACAAAAAGCACACTGAGGAGCTGTGGAAATATGATGACGTAAACCAAGTCTGAGCTGAGGTACCACAGTCCGTAAACTGTTCCTGTAACCAGCGCCATTACTGTAGCAAGACCACCAAACACAAAGATGGTAATGCGCATGACCCACACAATCTCGCGATCTGATGCCTGCAAAGAGAGGAGTGGATACTCAATTTTGACAAAATGTTTCATGGAGTTTAAGTAGTGAGTGGAAAAACACACAAGCACTGACCGACTGTCTGAAAGCCAGCTGGTAGATGTTCCTTGCAAACATGGAGCTCGCTGACAAGATGGATGAATCAGCAGATGACATGACAGCAGCAGATACCGCACCCAAGCCAAAAAAAGATACAAACGGTGGGCAGAGGTGTTGGAGAACAATGGGAAGAATCATATCCGCCTCTTCCTTGTCTTTTGGCGGAATGACACCATAGCTTGTTTGGTTCCAGTCTGAAATGGAGAGAAGCGTCAGAAACGTTCAGAAAGATCATTACAATATAAAGTTACCATTTGCTTAAAACATCATTACAGTTTACGATGGAAATTCTGGAACAAAtccctgttcattttatttatttattttttaaacctgtcctgttcagctgtttgacacggagaatggaagtctaagtgtccggatggtctgaacagtttattgttacacattgagagtatgacatactcccatagtgatcattcaacatacctcgtttattatgacaaagcaacgaacaggaaggggttatgggggaacagaagaaaaaaaaaaaagacaagaaaaggacaaaaaagaaacacaaacaacaaaaagaaatacattgaacgcctacactacaaatatgttggtgctattgtcagctagatatatttccggttgacaccatgtggggggcctgttgaccagggaaagaaggggaggggggtgggggagtctataagctaaatgattgggagtggtggagtgtacacaaatccgcTCTGTGATCTGTAaaccagtaattgtgtgaatcccttgtgagtgtaagaccgttggcaaccgaccctatacCGCCccgtcgccaatcccggcaccgggacccccccacccgagtgcaccaatcacatccagccgcgcgCGAGCCCCACCAGCCACGCAAATGAGTAGATCACTGTTCATGATGCAAAAGCAAGTTTTAAACGTATCATTTAAAGCATATAAATAATGTAATTCAAGTTTTCACGTATCATTTAAAACATACAAATAATGTAATTCTCTAACGAAATAAAGTTTGAAAGTGAGTGGAGGCAGACATTACTCTGGACTGTTGTGAATAGTGACTGAGAAGAACAAATTGAACAGGAGCCAGCTGGATCAAAGTAATGAATGTCAGTAGCCACTATTACTAAGCCTTTTGTAAACAATAATTTCATACAGTATAGTATTGTGCTTGATAAAAATGCTTATAGCAGAAGGAACATAATACAAAACTCAATTCAAATGAAGTTGGGCCACTTTCTTAAAatctaaggggaaaaaaaaaaaattatttctaaTTTGATGCCAGTAACCTGTTCCCAAAAACCTGTGACATGGAAAGTGGGGggaaaatgtttaaaacattCCATATGAACATTCCCCAAAAGACTTGGTTGTTCAAAAGCAAGGATTAGTGAGtctgaaaaaaatggcaaaaaatatatataacataatataaataaatatatataacattccaTTGACTACTGACTTCAAGTCTCTAAATCTCTTAAATATTGATTCATGattgctattaaaaaaaaaaaaaaaaaaaaaaaaaaaaaaaaactaccgtcCTGCTTACACAAGATTTATTTTGTTCCTATGTAACAGCACTCATAATAAAGTTTCATTTTGGGGGCTTTCATCCAGCTCTGAAAAATAGGGTAATGAGTCACTGTAGATGAGGACAGGAAAGACAGGGTTCAGTGTGTTGACTATACAGGGTGAACATATAACAGAGAAATCCAGAGATCATTCCACTAATTTGGTCCCTTGCCTCCTTCTGAGGTAACATTAAAACCGGATGGCTGTTACATTATAAATGAGTGGAACCAGCTGCTATTTACCCAGTTCTCTTAGATCTAAATGCAACATGGACCCTGCTGAGCAGCACGCTTCAATCGAGAACACAAACACCAGCAACATATTTCATACACATGCATACTTGTGTGTGAGCTCCCTAACCTGTTGAGGCCCCGATAGCTCCAATAAGAACAGAGGGAACGGCCATGACAAGGCATCCGAAAGCAGCAATGAAGGAGAGGACTTGTGCGTAGGTAGCAGAGGAAGCAGATAGGACTCGTTGAAAGTACACCTGCCATGGAATGCCTCCAAGCATCTGGGGTTaaatttatatagcaataaaatacatttgaaacagaAACACAACTTATTATTGTGAATACAGTATGCAACATCTTACAAAAAACTTTAGTACTTCCTGTAAAAATAATAACTTAATCACTTGGTAATATTCTTATTATAGAAGAACAGAAATGGATCACAGTACCAGCAGGCAAAAATTGTCGATCCAGACCCAGGTATCCCTCGGGTTTACGCTGCCCCTCCATGGAGACTGGTAAACATGCTTCACTGCAGTCACTGTGATGTCTGAGACGGCCGGGTTGGTCAAAGCAAATGGGACGCTGATCCACTACAGATAGAAACGATTTGAGATGAAACAGAAATTTACACCACTCCCCTTATTGCAAGTTACCTGTAATGAATGCCAATTTGTGCAATACACATGTAGGCTACGTTAAACCTTTTATTATGAGTAGTATTAGTTAGTATTATTAAtagttttttagttaaaaaaaaaaaagtgttactcaAAAGCTGTTAGTGCACTTGACCCTCAACTTGGGGGAAGGTACCAATGTAGGTTCTCGACTCAGCCTCGCCGAGCCCAATGTTTACCTTCACCACCATTTAACATCAGCAGTCATGACATTGGCTGTGCTGGAAATGGCCTCATCAAATATCAGATTTTCTACTTTAGCAACAGCGATTTTAATGTAGTTGTGTTTCTATTTTAAGGGCTACTAATTGCAATAGTGAGCAACTACCTCATGCTGATTGTTGTTATCAGTCCCTTGGTTAAAAATGGTAAATAGCCACATTGTGAGCATTTCATTATCATTGCGTATCCGAAAGTATCCAAAAGGTGTGCAAGAGAcactatatatatgtattttttgctTTCCACATTCTCTCCAACAAATTGCACCTACCAGCCCAACAAAGATGCAGAAGAGCTGCACAACATCAGTGTAAGCCACTGAGTACAGTCCTCCAACCAGGGTGTAAAAGATGGCAATGAGGGCCGAAATAACCACTGACATTTTGATGTTGATGTCCACAATGACGCTGAGAGTGGCACCTGAGGTCACACACGAGCAGGTGAAAGGATAATTGGACATGATGTCACTTAGACACGACCATGGCTTTTGTAAATTGGatttagtcaaaaaaaaaaacttaccaagAGCCGACAAGATGGCGGCGGACCAGAAGATCTCTCCCATTAATGCAGGTATGAAAAGAAGGCCGCCCATGCGTTTGCCGTACAGCTGCTGGAACGGGTCTAACATGGTCACATAACCTCTTGAACGCATGGGCTTGGCGAAAAAAAGTCCTCCTATTACAGAAATGTTTCGCCTTTTAACACAGAGACTACAAGATACAAATCACAAGATCATGATTTTGAAGGCATCAACTGGGTACAAATATTTTAAGTCAAGTCAAGATAAAACCCTCAACTATAATTACAAAGTAGAAATATGATGTTTTCCCTTCATGGAGCGCTACACTTACGTATGTATGAGTATGTGGACAATAAGTACACAGAGCCAGAGCTGACAAGGAAGACCAACATATAGGATTGGTACACCTGGAGTGTGGAGTGTATTTGGAATGAAAGCCCTGAGTGAGAGAATTGAGCAGATGATTttgatccatagacttcataatattttGATGGGACAAGAggcgcagggccgattaatagtggccctatctctgtcaaagctgactgagtggaaacacagacaaagagctttttatgttgaaagttcttgtgaataaatgcttaaatccctgaattctttatagatatggacgtaaaacagtcttgattcttggttaaaagcaaaaaaacagggcagttagcatttattttacgtaaacatgtcGACTGTTCTGttcgtctttaagccactgtggcgccgccttatcatcacaaagagctttttacgttgaatttttttgtgaataaaggcttaaatccctgaattctatatagatatggacgtaaaactgtctcaattcttggttaaaagcaaaaaaaaaaaaaaaaaaaaaaacgggcagttaacatttattttacagtgccctccataattattggatttataataattatgtgttttttagcttctaatatttttttttcttttaagtaaTACgacaccttaatggaaaaaaaagagaaaaatccaactttcaatacaagtgcatttattcagtggggaaaaaatcctacataaataaataattatttgacatcaaataatgtgtgtcacaattattagcacccctggtgttaatactttgtacaacccctaacctaacccaacaaaacagcacctaatcttctcctataatgtttcacaagatgggaaaagacagaaagagggatcttcagccagtcctctttgcagaatctctctaaatcatccagagacctgggtcctctcctctgtactctcctcttcagctcaccccacatgttttcaatggggttgaggtctgcggactgagatggccatgggaggagcttgatttggtgtctggtgaaccatttctgtgtagatttggccatatgtttagggtcattgtcttgctgaaagacccagtgatgacccatcttcagctttcgggcagagggcaacagattttgatttaaaatgtcctggtatttcaaagcattcatgaagccatgcaccctaacaaggttcccagggcctttggaagcgaaacagcatcactgacccacccccatacttcacagtgggtatgaggtgctgtctacatgCCAACaaactgtttgggaggcatgcacggagaaaagcTTTCcccactcacaatcataaacgcaaacgtctggagttcgccaagcggtattggggcttcaactgggaccgtgctttggtcagatgagaccaagattgagctttttggcaacaaacactctaagtgggtctggcgtgccacgaaagatgcgtatgctgaaaagcacctcatacccactgtgaagtatgggggtgggtcagtgatgctgtggggctgtttcgcttccaaaggccctgggaaccttgttagggtgcatggcatcatgaatgctttgaaataccaggacattttaaatcaaaatctgttgccctctgcccgaaagctgaagatgggtcgtcactgggtctttcagcaagacaatgacactaaacatatggccaaatctacacagaaatggttcaccagacacaaaatcaagctcctcccatggccatctcagtcccagaccttgttttgttggcaaaagggggttgtacaaagtattaacaccaggggtgctaataactgtgacacacattatttgatgtcaaataactatttctttatgtgagattttttccccactgagtaaatgcacttgtattgaaggttggacttttctctttttttccattaaggtcccatattatttgaattataaaaaaattattagaagctaaaaaccacatcttaaccaggggtgccaataattatggagggcactgtaataccttagggacggtatgacgtaaaatgtttgcggttttgaaaccttgacgttttcataccacggtacctTAAAACTggcaatcggcacatgtctaaagtAAGGCACACAAACtacattttaaagtgttttcaGCAAATAAAAGAGGAAAGGTGAATTTGTGAATGGCCAATCACAAATATGTAGGGGTTTACCGTTTTGTGAGATTTTCAACAAAAgctacattacaaaaaaaatgtatatatttcatGTTCATGATATTTTACTGCGTGGCATGAAAAGATTTGAGTACACTCAGGGTGCATGCCAATAGGAATTTGTGTTACTGTAACTATTCACTCACTCATTTGCACACTCATTCACTAACTTACAGACAATGATTATAATACAAATATACATTGCACAAAAACCAAGTATTTCCATACATGCAGATTAAAGTTCAAATGGTAAAATTACTTTAGGCGTGTTTAGCAATATGCAGGTAAAAGCATGCACAAAGGGAACAGATGCCCCTGTGTAAAGGTATCATAGGCTCACTCACCAACAACAAGGCTAAGGGCATATCCAAAGGGGGCTTGTGCCCAAGCCAAACCATAATCTGGCAGATAAACGTACTCAGCAGTTCCATTAATGTATCCTCCTCCAACCCAAGTCGCTGAAATACAACAAACTAACATTAAACCAAATTAATGTGTCACTTCAGACTCATAAATTCTCTTTTTTACCTGGTGTAAATGCATGTGTGCATGCCGTTATGCACCTCGTTTTCAAAGAGTCACTAATTGGCCGTTACATTAGGTGCatacttgaaaaaaataattgaaatgtaTTTGCTAATATTTATTACTTCATGTAGAAAATCCTCGCATCGAATTTTAtgagcagaggtgtacttaatgAAGTGTCCGATTTGAGAAGCCAAAGTGAAGTTAAACATGATCAATGTGTGCGTTTTTCTGACGTATTGAATATCTCGATTCAATTTAATACGCCACTTCATGAGTTTTGCTACATATAATATCAATTAACAAATAGTAAttaaaagggggggaaaaagtaaTATCTAATTACCCGTCATTGTAAATCCTCCGACGAATAATCCAATATCTCTACCCCCGACCATGATGGTTTCGCTGCGGTCGGTCCCCTCGGCCTCCCCGGAGTGTTTGTTCTTCCATGCCGCCCAGATGCCCACAAAAAGTATGAGGAGGTAGAAAAGCGCGATAGCCACAAGTCCCTCGACATGGATGGTCATGGTCGCGCTGGTCTTGCGCTAGGAACGAGGACGCATGGAGACCTGCGGCGCACGCAGAGAGATGGTCATTTTCAGCAAAcattgagtgtgtgtgtgtgtgtggggggggggggggtttgattTCAATAATAGGTGAAGAATGAGTTTATTTTGTAAAGAGTtctttgtataaaaaaaataataataataattaaaaaaaaacggattattaaatgagcaacatcaataaaatgatCAAAATAATTCGTCCGTTACAAAGCTATATTGTGCGTATTTTGCTCGACTATATAGAGGAATAACAAATTTATTCTCTTAAAGTCATAGAAATTAGAAAACGAATAAAACACTAGTCCACAAACTGCTCATGGATACTATTTAAACATACCTGGAAAGTTCCGAGAAGCATGTGCTGGGCTCCTCAGACGTTCGCTCAAGAGTCTGCGAGGCGCGCGCCAATGAGACAATGGCGGAGGTCTCTCGGGTGACTTGGTGGGCTTTTAAGGGGGGCAAGTACCGTCAGAGGACTTGGAACAGACGTCAGAGGAGCCGAATGGCTCCTATCTCCATCAACGAGCACCGTGCACGTAGTGACACTTCTTATCTTCTCCGATTCAATTGCTTCTCGAATCTTGAACTCTGTGCTTTTAACTACACtgctaaaaaaaattaagggaaCACCAACGCAACACATTGTagatataaatgaatgaaatatttttattaaatactttgttcGTTCCATAGTTGATtgtgctgacaacaaaatcacacaaaaattatcaatgaaaatcaaatgtatcaacccatggaggtctggatttggagttatactcaaaatgaaagtggaaaaacacactacaggTTGATTCAACGTTCATCtataaacaagtcaaaatgaggcaCAGTAGTGTATGTGATCTCCACGTGCCTGCCTGGATGACCTCCCTGCAACGCCTGGGCATGCTCCTAATGAGACAACGGAAGGTGTCCTATAGGGAATCtcctcccagatct includes:
- the LOC130919090 gene encoding high-affinity choline transporter 1-like, which codes for MTIHVEGLVAIALFYLLILFVGIWAAWKNKHSGEAEGTDRSETIMVGGRDIGLFVGGFTMTATWVGGGYINGTAEYVYLPDYGLAWAQAPFGYALSLVVGGLFFAKPMRSRGYVTMLDPFQQLYGKRMGGLLFIPALMGEIFWSAAILSALGATLSVIVDINIKMSVVISALIAIFYTLVGGLYSVAYTDVVQLFCIFVGLWISVPFALTNPAVSDITVTAVKHVYQSPWRGSVNPRDTWVWIDNFCLLMLGGIPWQVYFQRVLSASSATYAQVLSFIAAFGCLVMAVPSVLIGAIGASTDWNQTSYGVIPPKDKEEADMILPIVLQHLCPPFVSFFGLGAVSAAVMSSADSSILSASSMFARNIYQLAFRQSASDREIVWVMRITIFVFGGLATVMALVTGTVYGLWYLSSDLVYVIIFPQLLSVLFVKGTNTYGSVAAYLFGMVLRIGGGEPYLRLPPFIYYPGWTIEQRKHHITGDMEDVVIQKFPFKTASMLASFLGNVAFSYLAKYLFESGKLSHKYDFLDAVVSKHSGEIMDKTTLVTRGNNIGLSEMAPVKPRLSVTLAAAFTRRDTLPKDTVEEEEEESSNDSSHHDEE